Proteins encoded by one window of uncultured Bacteroides sp.:
- the pyrF gene encoding orotidine-5'-phosphate decarboxylase, with protein MNKQQLFENIKRKKSFLCVGLDTDIKKIPAHLLKEEDPIFAFNKAIIDATADLCIAYKPNLAFYESMGVKGWIAFEKTVAYIKKNYPDQFIIADAKRGDIGNTSEMYARSFFDELNIDSVTVAPYMGEDSVKPFLIYPEKWVILLALTSNKGSHDFQLTEYANGERLFEKVLKTSQQWASDEQMMYVVGATQGKMFVDIRKHVPHHFLLVPGVGAQGGSLEEVCKYGMNEMCGLIVNSSRGIIYADKTENFAEAAKTAAKAVQIEMEEQLKAIL; from the coding sequence ATGAATAAACAACAATTATTTGAAAATATAAAACGCAAAAAATCTTTTCTTTGCGTAGGTCTGGATACTGATATTAAGAAAATACCTGCTCACTTATTAAAAGAAGAAGATCCTATCTTCGCTTTTAACAAAGCAATCATTGATGCTACTGCCGATTTATGTATAGCATACAAACCAAACCTTGCTTTTTATGAAAGTATGGGAGTAAAAGGTTGGATAGCTTTTGAGAAAACAGTTGCTTACATCAAAAAGAATTATCCAGATCAATTTATTATCGCTGATGCAAAACGTGGTGACATTGGAAACACAAGTGAGATGTATGCCCGTTCTTTCTTCGACGAACTAAATATAGACTCAGTAACTGTTGCTCCTTATATGGGCGAAGACAGTGTGAAACCATTCCTTATTTATCCTGAGAAATGGGTTATTCTACTGGCTCTGACCTCCAATAAAGGATCACACGATTTTCAACTTACTGAATATGCCAACGGAGAACGTTTATTTGAAAAAGTATTGAAGACTTCTCAACAATGGGCTTCAGACGAACAAATGATGTATGTGGTTGGCGCTACTCAGGGAAAAATGTTCGTAGATATCCGTAAACATGTACCTCATCACTTCTTACTGGTTCCCGGGGTTGGTGCTCAGGGCGGTTCTCTGGAAGAAGTTTGCAAGTATGGTATGAATGAAATGTGTGGCTTGATTGTTAATTCATCTCGTGGTATTATTTACGCGGACAAAACTGAGAACTTTGCTGAAGCAGCAAAAACTGCAGCAAAAGCTGTTCAGATTGAGATGGAAGAACAATTAAAAGCTATTCTATAA
- a CDS encoding HD domain-containing protein: protein MTNERKIVNDPVFGFINIPVGLLYNIIRHPLLQRLTRIKQMGLSSVVYPGAQHTRFQHSLGAFYLMSEAITHLRSKGNEITKEESDGVLAAILLHDIGHGPFSHVLENTLVKGVSHEEISLLLMERMNKEMDGQLDLAMRIFKDEYHKKFLHQLVSGQLDMDRLDYLRRDSFYTGVIEGNIGSARIIKMLDVKDDHLVIESKGIYSIENFLTARRLMYWQVYLHKTSVAYERMLISSLLRAKELAGKGIELFASPAFRYFLYNNIDHKEFYNNPACLENFIQLDDNDIWTALKVWSTHSDVVLSTLSRGLINRNIFKVEISSDPVSEERMEKLIDEISNSLQISREDSVYFISTSSIEKNMYDPADDSIDIIYKDDTIKNIAEASDMLNISLLSKKVKKYYLCYQRLV, encoded by the coding sequence ATGACAAACGAACGGAAGATAGTCAACGACCCGGTTTTCGGATTTATCAATATTCCGGTAGGATTACTATATAACATAATCCGCCATCCATTATTGCAAAGGTTAACCCGTATTAAGCAAATGGGACTGTCTTCAGTTGTTTATCCCGGTGCTCAGCACACCCGTTTCCAACATTCATTAGGTGCTTTTTATCTGATGAGCGAAGCAATTACTCATCTACGTTCCAAAGGGAATGAAATAACCAAAGAGGAATCTGATGGAGTGCTGGCCGCCATTTTATTACACGATATTGGTCACGGCCCTTTCTCTCACGTATTAGAAAACACTCTTGTAAAAGGTGTTTCTCATGAAGAGATATCTCTCCTGCTAATGGAGAGAATGAATAAAGAGATGGATGGACAACTGGATCTTGCCATGCGTATCTTTAAAGACGAATACCATAAGAAATTTCTTCATCAGCTGGTAAGCGGACAACTGGACATGGATCGTCTCGACTACTTGCGTAGAGATAGTTTCTATACCGGAGTAATTGAAGGAAATATTGGCTCTGCCCGCATTATAAAAATGCTCGATGTAAAAGATGACCATCTGGTTATTGAGTCAAAAGGGATTTATTCCATTGAGAACTTTCTAACAGCCAGGAGATTAATGTATTGGCAGGTTTATCTTCACAAAACATCAGTGGCATATGAGCGAATGCTTATAAGTTCACTTCTAAGGGCTAAGGAATTGGCCGGTAAAGGAATAGAGCTGTTTGCTTCACCTGCATTTCGTTATTTTCTATATAACAATATTGATCATAAGGAGTTCTATAACAACCCCGCCTGCTTAGAGAACTTCATCCAATTGGATGATAATGATATATGGACAGCACTAAAAGTGTGGAGCACTCATTCAGACGTAGTTCTTTCCACTCTAAGTCGTGGTTTGATTAACCGTAATATTTTCAAAGTTGAAATATCTTCTGATCCGGTAAGTGAAGAAAGAATGGAAAAACTAATAGATGAGATAAGCAACTCGCTTCAAATTAGTAGAGAAGATTCTGTATATTTTATTTCAACTTCTAGTATAGAAAAAAATATGTATGATCCAGCAGATGATAGCATTGACATCATTTATAAAGACGATACAATAAAGAATATAGCAGAAGCATCTGATATGCTAAACATTTCACTTCTTTCAAAGAAAGTAAAGAAATACTACCTCTGTTATCAACGGTTAGTTTAA
- the lpxD gene encoding UDP-3-O-(3-hydroxymyristoyl)glucosamine N-acyltransferase, translated as MEFSAKQIAEFIQGEIIGDESACVHTFAKIEEGVPGAISFLSNPKYTHYIYNTQSSVVLVNRDFTAEQEIKATLIKVDNAYESLAKLLTLYEMSKPKKVGIDPLASIAPTAKIGKDVYIAPFVCVEDNAEVGDNTVLHPHVTIGTGAKVGSNCILYPHATIYHDCRVGNNCILHAGSVIGADGFGFAPTPEGYSKIPQIGIVILEDDVEIGANTCVDRATMGATIIHKGVKLDNLVQIAHNDEIGSHSVMAAQAGVAGSTKVGEWCMIGGQVGLAGHIKVGDRVGIAAQAGIPSNVSSNSQIMGSPAFDAKKYFKSSVVYKKLPEMYTTLNNLEKEIIELKKQLNK; from the coding sequence ATGGAATTTTCGGCTAAGCAAATTGCAGAATTTATTCAAGGAGAAATAATTGGAGATGAAAGTGCTTGCGTACATACCTTCGCTAAAATAGAAGAAGGAGTTCCCGGCGCAATCTCATTTCTATCCAATCCTAAATATACTCATTATATATATAATACTCAATCAAGTGTTGTATTAGTTAATAGAGATTTCACTGCTGAACAAGAAATCAAAGCTACGCTTATCAAAGTGGACAATGCTTATGAAAGTCTGGCTAAGTTGTTGACTTTATATGAGATGAGTAAACCCAAAAAAGTAGGCATTGACCCGTTAGCTTCCATTGCTCCAACAGCAAAAATAGGTAAAGACGTTTATATTGCTCCTTTTGTATGTGTAGAAGATAATGCAGAGGTAGGTGATAACACCGTTCTCCATCCTCACGTAACAATTGGTACCGGTGCTAAAGTGGGTAGCAATTGTATACTATATCCACACGCAACAATCTATCATGACTGCCGGGTAGGTAACAATTGCATATTACATGCCGGAAGTGTAATTGGGGCCGATGGTTTTGGATTTGCTCCGACTCCGGAAGGATACTCTAAGATTCCTCAAATCGGTATTGTTATTCTGGAAGATGATGTAGAGATTGGAGCCAACACCTGTGTGGACAGAGCTACAATGGGAGCTACAATTATACATAAAGGGGTAAAGTTGGACAATCTGGTTCAGATTGCTCACAATGATGAAATAGGTTCTCACTCAGTAATGGCAGCTCAGGCTGGCGTTGCCGGATCAACAAAAGTAGGAGAATGGTGTATGATTGGTGGTCAAGTTGGTTTAGCCGGGCATATTAAGGTGGGCGACAGAGTGGGTATTGCTGCACAAGCGGGTATTCCAAGTAATGTTTCTTCAAATTCACAAATAATGGGATCACCTGCATTTGATGCAAAAAAATATTTCAAATCGTCTGTTGTTTATAAAAAATTGCCCGAGATGTATACTACACTCAACAATTTAGAGAAAGAAATAATAGAACTTAAAAAACAATTAAATAAGTAA
- a CDS encoding bifunctional UDP-3-O-[3-hydroxymyristoyl] N-acetylglucosamine deacetylase/3-hydroxyacyl-ACP dehydratase, with product MLKQKTLKDSFSLRGKGLHTGLDLTVTFNPAPDNHGYKIQRIDLEGQPIIDAVADNVVETTRGTVLSKNGAKVSTVEHGMAALYAAGIDNCLIQVNGPEFPILDGSAILYVQEIERVGIVEQTAVKDFYIIKQKIEFKDEETGSSIIVLPDDDFSVNVLISYDSKIIPNQFATLESMKDFPKEIAASRTFVFVREIEPLLSAGLIKGGDLDNAIVIYERQVSQEKLDKLADVMKVAHKDASQLGYINHKPLVWDNEPARHKLLDIIGDLALIGKPIRGRIIATRPGHTINNKFARQMRKEIRLHEIQAPTYNCNEAPVMDVNRIRGLLPHRYPFLLVDKIIELGPNHIVGVKNVTVNEPFFQGHFPQEPVMPGVLLVEAMAQTGGLLVLNSVDEPERYSTYFMKIDGVKFRHKVVPGDTLIFRLELLAPIRRGISTMKGYVFVGETVACEAEFMAQIVKNK from the coding sequence ATGTTGAAACAGAAAACTCTAAAAGATAGCTTTTCACTAAGAGGAAAAGGTCTTCACACTGGGCTTGATCTTACTGTAACTTTTAATCCTGCTCCTGATAATCACGGATATAAGATTCAAAGAATCGACTTGGAAGGACAACCTATCATTGATGCTGTTGCGGATAATGTAGTTGAAACAACCCGTGGAACTGTTCTTTCTAAGAATGGTGCAAAGGTTAGTACAGTAGAACATGGCATGGCTGCGCTTTATGCTGCCGGAATTGATAACTGTCTTATTCAGGTTAACGGACCGGAATTTCCTATTCTCGACGGTAGTGCAATATTATATGTACAAGAAATTGAGAGAGTTGGAATTGTAGAACAGACAGCAGTTAAAGATTTCTATATAATCAAACAAAAGATAGAGTTCAAAGATGAAGAAACAGGTTCATCTATCATCGTTCTTCCTGATGATGATTTTAGTGTAAATGTTCTTATATCTTATGACTCTAAAATAATACCTAACCAGTTTGCTACATTAGAAAGTATGAAAGACTTTCCAAAAGAAATTGCTGCAAGCAGAACATTTGTCTTTGTCCGTGAAATAGAACCATTGCTTTCTGCCGGACTTATTAAAGGTGGAGATTTAGACAATGCAATTGTAATTTACGAACGTCAGGTTTCACAGGAAAAGCTAGATAAGTTGGCAGATGTAATGAAGGTTGCTCATAAAGATGCAAGTCAGCTGGGATATATTAACCACAAACCACTTGTATGGGACAATGAACCTGCACGTCACAAATTATTGGACATCATTGGTGACCTTGCTTTGATCGGAAAACCTATCAGAGGTCGTATTATTGCTACTCGTCCCGGACACACTATTAACAATAAGTTTGCCCGTCAGATGAGAAAGGAAATCAGACTTCACGAAATACAGGCCCCAACTTACAACTGCAATGAAGCTCCTGTTATGGATGTTAATCGTATCCGTGGACTGCTGCCTCACCGCTACCCTTTCCTCTTGGTTGACAAAATCATAGAATTAGGTCCAAATCATATTGTCGGAGTTAAGAATGTTACTGTTAATGAACCATTCTTCCAAGGACACTTCCCACAGGAACCAGTTATGCCAGGAGTATTGCTTGTAGAAGCAATGGCTCAGACAGGTGGGTTACTTGTATTAAACTCTGTTGATGAACCCGAAAGATATTCTACTTACTTTATGAAGATTGATGGTGTAAAATTCCGCCACAAAGTAGTACCTGGAGATACATTAATTTTTAGACTTGAATTACTCGCACCTATCCGTAGAGGAATATCCACTATGAAAGGATATGTTTTCGTAGGAGAAACAGTGGCTTGTGAAGCAGAGTTTATGGCACAAATAGTTAAGAACAAATAA
- the lpxA gene encoding acyl-ACP--UDP-N-acetylglucosamine O-acyltransferase, whose product MISPLAYIHPEAKIGENVEIAPFVFIDKNVIIGDNNKIMSNVSILYGARIGNGNTIFPGAVISAIPQDLKYQGEETTAEIGDNNLIRENVTINRGTAAKGKTIIGSDNLLMEGVHVAHDATVGSNCIIGNSTKMAGEIVIDDNAIISASVLMHQFCHVGSYVMLQGGSRFSKDIPPYVIAGRDPITYCGINIIGLRRHGFSNELIEAIHNAYRIIYQGGLNTSDALAKVKEEIPSSPEIEYIIDFIEKSERGIIR is encoded by the coding sequence ATGATTAGTCCGTTAGCATATATACATCCCGAAGCGAAAATTGGAGAGAATGTTGAAATAGCTCCTTTTGTTTTTATCGATAAAAATGTAATTATCGGTGATAACAATAAGATAATGTCAAATGTTAGCATATTATATGGAGCTCGCATCGGAAATGGAAATACTATTTTCCCGGGAGCTGTAATCAGCGCTATTCCTCAGGATTTGAAATATCAAGGAGAAGAAACAACCGCCGAAATTGGTGACAATAACCTCATTCGTGAGAATGTAACAATTAACCGAGGTACAGCAGCAAAAGGAAAAACAATTATTGGAAGCGATAACCTGTTAATGGAAGGGGTTCATGTTGCACATGATGCTACAGTGGGAAGTAACTGTATTATTGGTAACTCTACAAAAATGGCAGGTGAAATTGTCATTGATGATAATGCGATTATAAGTGCTTCAGTGCTTATGCATCAATTCTGCCATGTAGGTAGTTATGTGATGCTTCAGGGAGGATCACGTTTCAGTAAAGATATTCCACCATATGTCATTGCAGGTCGCGACCCTATTACTTATTGCGGAATCAATATTATAGGACTCCGTAGACATGGATTCTCTAATGAATTAATTGAAGCAATTCATAATGCATACCGCATTATTTATCAAGGTGGACTAAACACGAGTGATGCACTGGCTAAGGTGAAAGAAGAAATTCCTTCAAGTCCGGAAATAGAATATATCATTGATTTTATAGAAAAATCAGAAAGAGGAATTATAAGATAA
- the miaA gene encoding tRNA (adenosine(37)-N6)-dimethylallyltransferase MiaA, translated as MPKTLLVLIGPTGVGKTELSLRLAEDFGSPIISSDSRQLYADLKIGTAAPTPEQLNKIPHYFVGTLKLTDYYSAAQYETEVLKLLDNLFQTKNVVVMTGGSMMYVDAVCKGIDEIPTVDKDTRELLIQKYETEGLENLCAELKLLDPEYYKIVDLKNPKRVVHALEICYMTGKTYTSFRTRSAKERPFRIIKIGLTRDREELYERINRRVDIMMEEGLLEEVKSVYPYKHLNSLNTVGYKELFNYLDGIWELPFAIEKIKQNSRIYSRKQMTWFKRDEDIAWFHPDQEEYILTYIQKMLND; from the coding sequence ATGCCGAAAACATTACTTGTTCTCATAGGGCCTACAGGTGTCGGAAAGACGGAGCTTAGTTTACGCTTAGCCGAAGATTTTGGTTCACCCATTATTTCTTCCGATTCCCGACAGCTGTATGCCGACCTTAAAATAGGGACGGCTGCTCCTACCCCCGAACAATTAAATAAAATTCCTCATTACTTTGTTGGCACACTTAAGCTTACCGATTACTATAGCGCCGCACAGTATGAGACAGAAGTGCTAAAACTTCTCGATAACCTATTCCAAACAAAAAATGTTGTAGTAATGACTGGCGGATCAATGATGTATGTTGATGCCGTTTGTAAAGGTATAGATGAAATTCCTACTGTAGATAAAGATACCCGCGAACTATTAATCCAGAAATACGAGACAGAAGGATTAGAAAACCTTTGTGCAGAATTAAAGCTTCTTGACCCTGAATATTACAAGATTGTTGATTTAAAGAATCCTAAACGAGTTGTTCATGCGTTAGAGATTTGCTATATGACAGGGAAAACCTATACCTCTTTCCGTACGCGCTCTGCCAAAGAAAGGCCATTCCGCATTATCAAGATTGGACTCACCCGCGATCGTGAAGAACTTTACGAACGTATTAACCGTCGTGTTGATATAATGATGGAAGAAGGTTTACTGGAAGAAGTAAAATCCGTATACCCATATAAACATCTCAATTCTCTGAATACAGTTGGTTACAAAGAACTTTTCAATTATCTTGATGGCATTTGGGAACTTCCTTTTGCGATTGAAAAGATTAAGCAAAACTCACGTATTTATTCGCGCAAGCAAATGACATGGTTTAAACGTGATGAAGATATTGCCTGGTTTCATCCCGATCAGGAAGAATATATATTGACTTACATACAAAAAATGCTTAACGACTGA
- a CDS encoding TonB-dependent receptor plug domain-containing protein, with the protein MIFKEKSKLLARFKYMCILPMAALAVTAFARPELSGQLNEVSNSNQSLTDTVCQKIEVIARDTTVSVNRSAKHPLFLIDGKEASQEELSKIDPNAIKSVSVLKDKSATSMYGAKGVDGVVLIEMKDSKSSVTKNTSTKQLETPGKMK; encoded by the coding sequence ATGATATTTAAAGAAAAATCAAAGCTCTTGGCACGATTTAAATATATGTGCATACTTCCCATGGCTGCTTTAGCTGTTACAGCTTTTGCTCGTCCTGAACTCTCCGGACAATTGAATGAGGTTTCAAATAGCAATCAGAGCCTTACTGATACAGTGTGCCAAAAGATAGAAGTTATTGCACGCGATACTACAGTCAGTGTTAATAGATCTGCTAAGCATCCTCTGTTCCTGATAGATGGAAAAGAAGCATCGCAGGAAGAATTATCAAAAATTGATCCTAATGCAATTAAATCTGTTAGTGTTTTAAAAGATAAAAGTGCTACCAGTATGTATGGAGCTAAGGGGGTGGATGGAGTAGTATTAATTGAAATGAAAGATAGTAAATCTTCAGTAACCAAAAATACATCAACAAAGCAACTTGAAACTCCTGGAAAGATGAAATAA
- a CDS encoding DUF1648 domain-containing protein, with protein sequence MYKQNLPNVRIPRTVADKIMEAVAAILLVLVWVLATIFYHKLSDIIPIHFNISGEADRWGGKVYLFIMAGIASLAMIGTRISSYFPTRMTNFPIRITENNMVPQLILESHYLRILNILLGILFIVVLCSMSESLFPMYHRLFNVLAGIIVILIMLSILIYYFLARRYR encoded by the coding sequence ATGTATAAACAAAATTTGCCTAATGTTCGTATTCCGCGAACGGTTGCAGATAAGATAATGGAAGCAGTAGCTGCAATCCTTTTAGTGTTAGTGTGGGTATTAGCAACAATCTTTTATCATAAGCTTTCTGACATTATTCCAATCCATTTTAATATTTCAGGAGAGGCAGACAGATGGGGTGGCAAAGTTTACCTGTTTATTATGGCTGGCATTGCATCATTAGCCATGATAGGAACCAGAATCAGCTCTTATTTTCCAACGAGAATGACTAACTTTCCAATAAGAATCACAGAGAATAATATGGTTCCTCAGTTAATTTTGGAATCTCATTACCTGCGGATACTGAATATTCTTCTAGGAATACTGTTTATTGTAGTTTTATGCAGCATGTCAGAATCACTTTTTCCTATGTATCATAGACTGTTTAATGTTCTTGCAGGTATTATTGTAATTCTGATAATGTTGTCAATCCTTATTTATTATTTTCTTGCCAGAAGATATAGATAA
- a CDS encoding DUF3887 domain-containing protein codes for MKKVVYTMAFLFLSLTAMASNQDDKFRLPQQLLQYLMDGKGEEAHQMLSDKIKSMIPVEQMSNIWSGLTEKVGAFQSKGEWQEQSVAGNAIYYCDIQFAHMALRFNTAFDKENLATTINFVPVPVQPKTPAVKADNAQMKEMDIKVVTGKFELPGILCMPVGKEPVAVVILVQGSGPNDRDETVGPNKPFRDLAWGLAAQGVASIRYDKRTKVYGKQFVPQGEEPSMEHEYVQDVLSAVQLAKNTPGIDSKRIYIAGHSQGAMLAPRFAQRCKDIKGIILLSGNARHLEDLVIDQMSYIFSLDSLSKGEEKQLAEMQKQVANVKKLGTKNFDSKIALPLGVPASYWKDINNYNQVKVAKSLTCPMLIMQGERDYQVTMVDFSLWRKELNGKPNVTFKSYPKLNHLYMEGNGKSTPPEYNQAGSIPEYVTKDIASWINKQN; via the coding sequence ATGAAAAAGGTTGTTTACACAATGGCATTTTTGTTCCTTTCTCTGACTGCTATGGCCAGTAATCAAGACGATAAATTCCGTCTGCCTCAGCAGTTACTTCAGTACCTTATGGATGGTAAGGGAGAGGAAGCACATCAAATGCTGAGTGATAAAATTAAATCAATGATTCCTGTTGAACAGATGAGCAATATCTGGAGTGGACTGACTGAAAAGGTTGGCGCTTTTCAAAGTAAAGGCGAATGGCAGGAGCAAAGCGTTGCAGGTAATGCAATTTATTATTGTGATATTCAGTTTGCACATATGGCTTTGCGGTTTAATACAGCATTTGACAAAGAGAATCTGGCTACAACAATAAACTTTGTACCGGTACCAGTACAACCTAAGACTCCTGCTGTAAAGGCTGATAATGCTCAAATGAAGGAGATGGATATAAAAGTAGTGACCGGAAAGTTTGAACTTCCGGGTATACTTTGTATGCCTGTTGGAAAAGAACCGGTTGCGGTAGTAATCTTGGTTCAGGGCTCAGGTCCGAATGATCGCGATGAAACAGTTGGACCCAACAAGCCTTTTCGCGATTTAGCTTGGGGACTTGCTGCTCAGGGAGTAGCTAGTATTCGTTATGATAAGCGCACCAAAGTTTACGGAAAACAGTTTGTGCCACAAGGAGAGGAACCTTCAATGGAACACGAATATGTGCAGGATGTGCTTTCTGCCGTTCAGCTTGCAAAGAATACTCCGGGGATAGATAGTAAACGAATTTATATTGCGGGTCATAGTCAGGGAGCCATGCTTGCTCCACGTTTTGCTCAGCGTTGCAAGGACATAAAGGGGATTATACTTCTGTCGGGCAATGCGCGTCATTTGGAAGATTTGGTGATCGATCAGATGAGTTATATTTTCTCTTTGGATAGTCTATCTAAGGGTGAAGAAAAGCAACTTGCTGAGATGCAGAAGCAAGTGGCGAATGTAAAAAAACTTGGGACGAAGAATTTTGATTCAAAAATAGCACTTCCTTTGGGTGTACCTGCTTCCTATTGGAAAGATATTAATAACTATAATCAAGTAAAGGTAGCCAAGTCGCTTACTTGCCCAATGCTTATCATGCAGGGTGAGCGTGATTATCAGGTAACAATGGTAGATTTTTCCCTTTGGCGCAAAGAACTGAATGGAAAACCTAATGTGACTTTTAAATCATACCCTAAACTTAATCATTTGTATATGGAAGGAAATGGTAAATCTACCCCTCCTGAATATAATCAGGCAGGATCAATTCCCGAATATGTAACTAAGGACATTGCTAGCTGGATTAATAAGCAAAACTGA
- a CDS encoding SPFH domain-containing protein, with protein MGEKEFDFKGFKANGFFMLFFNFILIAACVILFFLYETFKVPGIVLGVIGLITSFFIFGGFMQLEPNQARAMVFFGKYKGTFKQTGFFWVNPFLDKKKLSLRARNLDVKPIKVNDKTGNPIMIGLVLVWKLKDTYKAMFEIDSQTLAEAASGTPANTATVGHTVAGRMTAFENFVKIQSDAALRQVAGQYAYDDNEGDISGLTLRSGGEEINTQLEQKLNERLAMAGMEVVEARLNYLAYAPEIAAVMLRRQQASAIISAREKIVEGAVSMVKMALTKLSEEKIVTLDEDKKAAMVSNLLVVLCADEAAQPVVNAGTSNM; from the coding sequence ATGGGGGAAAAAGAATTTGACTTTAAAGGCTTTAAAGCTAACGGTTTCTTTATGCTTTTCTTTAATTTTATCTTGATTGCAGCTTGTGTAATTTTGTTTTTTCTTTATGAAACTTTTAAAGTTCCTGGAATAGTTCTTGGTGTAATAGGTCTCATAACCAGTTTCTTTATTTTTGGAGGCTTTATGCAACTGGAACCCAATCAGGCAAGAGCTATGGTCTTTTTTGGAAAATACAAAGGAACATTCAAACAAACTGGTTTTTTCTGGGTCAATCCTTTTCTGGATAAGAAGAAACTTTCACTGCGTGCAAGAAATCTCGACGTTAAACCCATCAAAGTGAATGATAAAACTGGTAATCCAATAATGATTGGTTTAGTTTTGGTATGGAAACTTAAGGATACCTATAAGGCTATGTTCGAGATTGATTCCCAGACTTTGGCCGAGGCAGCTTCTGGGACGCCTGCCAATACTGCAACTGTAGGACACACAGTGGCCGGAAGGATGACTGCATTCGAGAACTTTGTGAAAATTCAGAGTGATGCTGCCCTTCGCCAGGTGGCCGGACAGTATGCTTATGATGATAATGAAGGAGATATTAGTGGATTGACACTTCGCTCAGGAGGAGAAGAAATCAATACTCAACTGGAGCAAAAGCTGAATGAACGTTTGGCTATGGCAGGAATGGAAGTTGTTGAGGCGCGTCTCAACTATCTTGCGTATGCTCCTGAGATTGCGGCAGTAATGCTTCGCCGCCAACAGGCATCCGCCATTATTTCAGCGCGGGAAAAGATTGTGGAAGGTGCGGTTTCTATGGTGAAGATGGCGCTCACAAAGCTGTCTGAAGAGAAAATTGTAACACTTGATGAAGATAAAAAGGCCGCAATGGTAAGCAATCTGTTGGTTGTACTTTGTGCCGATGAGGCTGCTCAACCAGTAGTAAATGCTGGAACTTCGAATATGTAA